Proteins encoded by one window of Juglans regia cultivar Chandler chromosome 15, Walnut 2.0, whole genome shotgun sequence:
- the LOC108986748 gene encoding uncharacterized protein LOC108986748 produces MKDPPSLNGRYINKDMMAAAFGRPKKKLPPTTAIRRNSESSSFLLLSATSLASVESLSMPLVQEVVLSADIRCAECQRRVADIMSRMNETQSVVVNLLEKKVILTYKNASAGKASTHEQAVATIYRNPLSKVAIIRRIFRSSR; encoded by the exons ATGAAAGATCCACCCTCTCTGAATGGCCGTTACATTAACAAAGACATGATGGCTGCTGCTTTTGGTCGTCCTAAAAAGAAGCTTCCTCCAACTACTGCTATCAGAAGAAACTCAGAGAGCAGCAGCTTCCTACTACTTTCTGCAACCAGCCTTGCCTCTGTTGAATCTTTATCCATGCCTCTT GTCCAGGAAGTTGTTCTTTCAGCAGACATTCGATGTGCAGAATGTCAAAGGAGAGTTGCTGATATAATGTCCAGAATGAATG AGACACAGTCAGTGGTGGTGAATTTGTTGGAGAAAAAGGTGATACTAACATACAAGAATGCAAGTGCTGGCAAAGCATCCACACATGAGCAAGCTGTTGCTACCATATACAGGAATCCTCTTAGCAAAGTTGCCATTATCAGGCGGATTTTCCGCTCTTCTCGATGA